The Deltaproteobacteria bacterium HGW-Deltaproteobacteria-4 genomic interval TGGTGCTCAGCAGGAAGTCCGTCCCCTTCGAATTCGAGCCGATCGAAACTCCAGTTCTGGTAATGGATAACGCTGAGATCGGCGCGAAGGGAGATCGGACTTTTCGGCGTCGGACGTTGCAGACGAAGCGCCCCGTGATTGATGCTCAGCCCGGCATAAGTGAGAGTTGTTCCCTCGCTGTTGACGGCGCCGGTCAGTTCTCCTCCCTGCCAGCGCACCCAGCCGGTTGCTTTCCCGGCTCCAGTGGCGTCGGGTAACAGCTCTTCGAGGTGCTGGAACGCGACAAAGAAGTTCACTCGTTCCTGTAATCGGCCCGCTGCCGTCAGATCGATGCCGTTACCATGGAGTTCGAGGTGGCGCAGGAGTAAATCGTCATCATCCAGCCGGGCCGAAACAGCTCCGGTCAGGGGATGGCCATTGAGGATGCTGTCGTGCAGTTGGGTAGTAAGCTCCAGTTGCAGGGGGGCATCCGGTGGGAGGAGGAGGGTGCTGTTAAGGTTAAAGTTGAGCTGTCCGACCAGGGGGGGGGAGAGGACACCAGGGTTGAGACCTGTCCCCTGCAGGGCTGCCGTCAGGCTAAGGGGGCCGCTCCAGTCGAGATTCAGGGCGCCGGCAAGTTGACCGGCGAGGAGTCGACCATCAAGCTTGCTCAGGGCGAGTTGCTGTCGGTTGCCGGCCAGGCGTCCGGCGAGATGAAGGTCACGCCAGGCGGTACCGCGGTTGCTCAGATCGAACTGACCGCGGTAAGCGTCCGGACTGCCGGTGAGGTCGAGAGAACCGGAGAGGTCCGTGGCAATAGCCGTCTCCGGTGTCAGGTCAACGCCCAGGAGCTGAAGCTGGAGGAGTAGGGGAGTGACGGAGTCGTCGAAGTTGTAGCGTATCCGGCCGCGCACCTCGCCGGCGGCGACGCTGCGGGAAAGGAGGAGGTTTCGGAGTTCGACCCCGGCGGTGGCGAGGCCGAGGTCGGAGTTGAGGTGGACTCTCCCCTGCTGCGTCGTGTGGAGATCGAGAACCAGAGGGCCGGCCAGGACCTCCTCACCCTTTCCGGCCGAGAGGTTAAGGGTCAGATCAATCTTCTCCAACCCGGTGCTCGCGTCGAAGTCTTCCCCGTGCAGGCGAAGGGCAAGAGCGGGAGTAACCATCCCCGCCGTCACTTCGCCGGAAAGAGAGCCGTAGGAGGTGCGGGCCTGCAGGGCGGAGAGGCGCAGGATACCGTCACGCCAGTCGAGGCGTCCGCTTAGCGGTCCAAGTTGCAGCGCTTCAGCTTCGGGGCGATGAATGACCACGCCGGCCAGTTGCAGTGAAGCGATACTTACATGCAGGCGGCGCGGCAGACTGGAGACGCGGGGCCATTGCAGCGGCTTTTTATCTTTTTTAACAATTCCGGCTGGGTCGGGCGCAAGATGGATGACCATCTCCCCCAGGGTGAGTTCTTCGATCGTCAATTCGGCGTGGAGAAGTTGCCGTGGCTGCCAGCGCAGGCGCAGTGTCGGGGTTTCGGCTTCGCCGCCGGGCCAGCGCACCTTGACCCCGTCGAGGCGCAGTTCGTCAATCAGTCGTCCGGAGAGCATCTCGACTTCGATCGTCAGCGGCGACCAGCGGTTGACACCGGCCAGCAGGGCGCGGCTGCCGGAATCGCTGCCGACCAGCCATGCCCCGGCGCCGAAAAGGACAAGAGCCAGCAGCAGGAGGGTCAGCGCCGCATATTTGAGCACAGTCGTCACCATCCGAACCCCACGCTGAGATGGAGGCGATAGGACGGGTCAGTCACTCCGACCTGGCGGGCGATATCGATTTTGACCGGGCCAATGACAGTGTAACGCCGCACCCCGATCCCGACACCACTGGCCCATTCGATATCGGTGAGGACATTAAAGGCGTTGCCGAGATCGAAGAAGGTCGCCACTCCCCAGTCTTCGCCGAAGGGGACCTCAAGTTCGATGCTGCCGACCGCGAGATGTTCGCCGCCGACCACCTGTCCGTCGGCATCAGTGGGGCCGAGGCTTTGATAGGCATAGCCGCGCACACTTTGATCGCCGCCGGCAAAAAAACGCAACGATGCCGGAATCTCAGCCAAAGGTTCGTTCTTGAGAGTTGTTCCCCCTTGGGCGCGCAGCAGCAGTTTTAACTGCCACGGCAGCGGGATGATAGTATTTCCTGAAGCGAGAAATTGCAGTAATCCCGTATCCGAACCGAGCGATTGATGGCCGCCGCGGACTTCCAGGCTGTAGCGGAAACCCTTTTTCGGTCGGATTGGATCGGCATAGAGATTGTGCCGGAAACGGATGCCGGGGATGATCATGCGGGAACGGTCGTCCTGTGCAGCGACAATGTAATCCTCTTGCAACAGCCGCAGGTAGACAGAGCCGATCCGCCCGCCACTGAAGCCGCGTTGTTCTTCGATCTCGGCGAAGAGAGAACGGGTTTCATAGCTTTTCAGATTTTCGCGCACGAATCCACTGCGCAGGGCGGTTTGGGATTCAATATTCGTCAGTCCGGGGACGATATAATTGGCGGTGAGGGATTGGTGGCGTTCGGCGAGACTCAAGTCGGCAACGAACTCGTGGCCGCGGTGAAGGACGTTCAGGTCGCGATAGTTGAGGGAGGTGCGGGCGCCGGTGTCCGTACCGTAACCGATCCCCGGCCGTAGACGCCGGCGCGCGGCCGGGACGAGTTTGATCTCGATCGGCACCCGGAACTCCTCGCTCAGGGTTTTTTGCGGGGTGATGATCACTTCGCGGAAGCGGTCGGAGTCGAGAAAGTTGAGTTGCGTCTGGCCGAGGCGGGGATAGCTGAAGACCTCCCCTTCACTAAAGGAGAGATAGCGCCGGAGAAAGGGAGCCGGGTAAACGTCCCCCCCCTGGATAAAGGCTTTGCCGAAGTAATAGCGTTCGCCGGTCGCGAGTTCGAGGTCGATTTCAGCGCGGCGTTCCTGTTGGTGCAAACGGATCTGATGGACCTTGAAGTCGGCGTCAAGATAACCGCGGTCAAGGACGCGCGCTTTGAGGGTTCCCTTGGCTTGATCGTAGAGATCCTGCCGCAGCACCTCGCCAACACGCAGGGGGAAGTCGGCGACCAGTCGCTGCAAACGCGGCTCGCTTTCCCCTGGACCGCTCAGGTGCACCGCAACCGACGTTGTCCGCACCGGTTCCCCCGGCAGCACTGTGACCTCAAGGAGGTAGCGACCCGGCGCGGTCATCTGCCGCTGCACACTGACTTCCGCATCATAATAGCCGAAAGGCTCAAGGGCCTGGCGGACCCGTTTCGGAATCTGCTCTTCGAAACGCTCCAGCCACAACGGCTCGACCTGCCCCTGCTCCACCAGTCCCGGAGGAAGGACCAGGGCGGCGTGGACGTTGGCCAGGGCTTCTTCTCCGCTGACGCCGCTAACGTTAATCTCCAGAGGGTCGGCAGCGTGGACGGTAGCGCTCAGCAGGAAGAGGAACAAAAGAGTCAGCGCCCGACAGCGCCACCGTCGGAGCAGCAACGTCGGCAAGAAGTCTGCTCTAATTCGGGGTGAAAAGTTTCTCATCGGCAATCTACACTCGTTCCCTGGCCAGCTTACGTGCTTCTGCAACGAGAACATCGGCGAGCTGCGCAGCCGGCACCTTGGCGATGATCTCTCCTTTACAAAAAAGCAGACCTTCTCCCCGGCCGCCGGCGATGCCGATATCCGCTTCCCGCGCTTCCCCGGGGCCGTTGACCGCGCAGCCCATCACCGCCACGGTGATCGCGGCCGGTAGATCAGCGAGGCGCCGCTCCACCTCTTCGGCGACAGGAATGAGATCAATCTGGCAGCGGCCGCAGGTCGGGCAGCTGACAAAGGTCGGGCCGCGCTGGCGGAGCCCGAGGCTCTTGAGGATCTCCCAGCCGACCTTGACCTCTTCCACCGGATCGCCGGTGAGGGAGACACGCAAGGTCTCACCGAGTCCGTCGTAAAGGAGGATGCCGAGGCCGACACTGCTCTTGATCGTCCCCGCCCAGGTCGTCCCGGCTTCGGTAATGCCGATGTGCAACGGGTAGTCGACCTGCGACCCAAGGAGGCGGTAAGCTTCAACGGTGCGTTGAATATTCGAGGCTTTGAGGCTGACCTTGATCTCTCGATAGTTGAGCTCTTCGAGGGTGTGGATATGGCCGAGAGCACTGGCTACCATTGCTTCGGCGGTCGGATGACCGTATTTGACGAGAAGTTCCTTCTCCAGCGAGCCGCCATTGACGCCGATACGGATCGGAATCTGTTTTTCGCGGCAGGCAGCCACGACTTCCTCGACCTTCCAGCGTTCACCAATATTTCCGGGATTGAGACGCAGGCCGGCAACGCCGCTGGCAAGGGAGGAAAGTGCGAGTTTGTAGTCGAAGTGGATATCGGCGATGACCGGCAGGGGCGAATCCCGGCAGATAGCCGTCAGCGCCTCAGCCGCCTGTTGATCAGGAACAGCACAGCGGATGATCTCGCAACCGACTGCCGCAAGGCGGACAATCTGGGCAAGGGTGGCAACCACATCGCGGGTATCGGTATTGGTCATCGACTGCACCGCAACCGGGGCGTTGCCGCCAATGGCAACATTCCCGATGTGTATCTGGCGGGTGAGACGGGGCATGTGAAAGGCTCCTTATAATTACTCGACAGTGTAGCGCAGTGGTAGCCGATGAGCAACGAACAAAAGTCTTTTCGTTGGGTCGAATGGTGGTGAAATCCGTATCAGTTGGTAGTGTTTTGTCAGGGGAGGACTTGTGAAGATTAATGTGCCGCCTGCATATATTCCGCCAGTCGGGGAATAAAGTGAAGTCTCCTATTTTCTTGAAATTTAGATGGAATGCTGGTAGAGAATAAAAATTGTTTCTCTATTGTGTTTTTTAGTTTTAACGTAGGTACGGGTACCCCGTCTCCTGGCCGGCGGGTGGCGCTGGTGATCATTTTTAATTCAGTGAAAAAAAGGGGAAGTCAGATATGTTCAAGAGATACTGCCAAATTTCTTTACTTGCCGGGGGACTGGCTCTTCTGGTTGCCGGAAACGCCACAGCGACTAACCGTCCCGGCACATTTACCTTGACGCCGCAAGCGGGGGTGATGGTCTTTGAAGGAAATCAGAATCTTGAGTCCGGTCCTACTGGTGGTCTTGCCCTCGGCTACAATTTTGACAGCCACTGGGGCGCAGAAGGCGTATTGACTTTTACCCGCACGGACCAAAAGGCGGGCGGAGATGACGCCATGATTACCGCGGCGCACCTTGACCTGCTTTATCACTTTCGTCCGCAGGAACGTCTGGTCCCTTATCTCTCTGTCGCGCTCGGCGGGATTCAACTGGAGGATGACGAAGACCTGCTCGCCGGCTATGGCGTTGGTGTTAAATACTTCCTGTCCGAAGATGTGGCGCTGCGTCTTGACCTGAAACATTTGCTTGACATCAATGTTCGTGATGTCGACAAGAAGCGTGATTATTACAACCTGCTGGCTGCTACCGCCGGCGTCTCTTTTCAATTCGGCGGAGCGCCGAAGGCAGCGGTAATCACAGACCGCGACGCTGACGGTGTCGCCGACGCCATCGATCGCTGCCCTGACACACGGACCGGCGTAACTGTGGATGAAACGGGCTGTCCTTTGCCGGAAGCTCCGGAGAAAATTGCGGACAGCGACGGAGATGGTGTCGCTGACAATCTTGACCTCTGTCCTGGCACTGCCGCTGGCATCGCCGTCGATGCAAAAGGCTGTCCGGTCGTGATCGATACGGATCGTGACGGCGTGGTTGATGCTCTGGACGTTTGTCCTGACACCCCGGCCAAGACTGTAGTTGATGCCCGCGGCTGTCCGGCGCAAGTCTCTCTCGTCACTGCATTACCTGAACCGGTGATGACTTTTTATCTGGATTTCCCGTCGAACGAGTATGAAGTCCGCTCTGAATTTACTGCAGAGCTGCAGAGGATAGCTGATTTTATCAAGGCTCGCCCCGGCCAGCGCTTTATCATCGAAGGACACACCGACAGCGTTGGCAGTGATGCGAGTAATATGAGGCTTTCTGCCCAGCGCGCAGAAAATGTCAAAGCCTATCTGGTAGAAAGAATGGGGATTCCAGCTTTCCTGCTCGATGCCCGTGGTTTCGGGGAGAACTCTCCCATCGCCGATAATAGTACACAGGAAGGCCGACAGCAGAATCGCCGCATTGTTATTATTGCAGCGCCTCTAAATAGGTTTAAATAGGTTACGAGACAAGCGCCCCGAACACGTTGTGTGTTCGGGGCGCTTGTCTGGAAACACTCTCTCCTACCGCTTTATTTTCGCGTGACCCCCAGTTCCCTTTGCACAACATTACACTGCAGTACCTCAATTGCTACCCCTTGCCTTAGAAGCTCTCCTTCCCGTAGGACGATAATCTCCTCTGCCCAGTTGCGAACAAAGTCGACATCGTGCGTGGCGATGATCAGGGTGACGCCGTGCTCTCCAAGGTCGTTGAGGGTGGCAATGAGGTCGTGAGTCATGATTGCATCGAGGCCGGCGAAGGGTTCATCGAGAACGATGACTTCGGGCTGCATGGCGAGGATGCCGGCAATGCAGGCGCGTTTTTTCTGGCCGTAGGAGAGGTCGTGAACCGGGCGCTCCAATAGAGCCGTGAGGTCAAGGAGTTCCAGGGCGCGTTCGACGCGGCTGCGGACTTCCACTTCCGGCAGGCCGAGATTCATCGGGCCGAAGGAGACATCTTCGTAAAGGCTGGCGGAGAAGAGTTGGTGGTCGGGATCCTGAAAGATCATGCCGACGGCCTGTCGCAGTTGCAAAAGGCTAGCCCTGTCGTAGCGCAGGCGGTTGCCGGCAAAGAGGATTTCGCCGCTTTGCGGTCGCTGCAAGCCATTGAGCAGGGCAAAGAGCGAGGTCTTTCCCGAGCCGTTGCGCCCCATGACGGCGGTGCGCTGGCCGCGGGCAAAAGTGACGGAGAGATCTTTCAGGGCGGTCACGGCACCGGGATAGGTGAAGGTGACGTTTTGCAGGGAAAGGATGGCCGTGCTCATGGCTGTACCTGCCAGGCCAAAAGAATAAAGGTCCATCCCAGGGTTCCGGCGCCGAGAAGCTGCCACCGCGACAAGTGCCGGTGCGGACTCAAAAAGCGCAGTTCCTGATCGTAGCCCCGCGCCAGCAAGGCCTGATGATTGTGGCGGGCGCGCACGATGGTCTTGATGAGGATATTGCCGGCGAGTTCGGCGGTTGAGCGCCATGAAACCTTAAATGAGCGATAACCGAGGCGGGCTTCCTGGGCCGTGTGGATCTGGCTGAAGGCATCAAGGAGGATAAAGATCTGGCGATAAGCGATGACCATCAGTTCGACAAAGAGGCGGGGGAGTCCGAGCGTTCGCAGCAGTCCGGCGATTTCACTCAACGGTGTTGTCAGGGCGAAAAAGAGGAGGGTGCAGAGGGCTCCGAGGGAGCGGGAAAAGACCAGTTGCACCAGAGGGAGTTCGGAGAGGTTCAGGCCGATCGTCAGTTCGCTGGCCGGTAGCTGCAGCAAGGGGAGGGAGGTTGGCGAGAAGGTGACGAGGAGCAGGAGAGAGCTCCAGCCCAGAAAAACGAGCGGCACGGCCAGCAAACGCAGGTAGCCGCGCCAGGGGATGCCGGCGCCAAAGAGGGTCAGGCTGCTTATGCTCAGGGCGATCAGTAGCGGAATGGTGGGATGACGACTGAGCAGTGCCGCAATCAGGGTCAAAAGAACCAGCAGTCCTTTGACCCCGGGGTGAATCTGTCGCCAGCGATTGCCGTGCGCGTAGGAGTCAATGCGCACGGTCGTTCACGTTGGCCGGAGAGGGTGTGGTTCTTTTTCCCCGCACATATCCGGCATAATAACCGATGACGCCAGCGCCAAGGGCCGCCTGCAACGCAAAGAGAAGGCTTTCGATCTCGCCGCTGGGGGGGGTAAAGAGCGACTCGAACCACGGCTGATAGTCGGGAGCAATCTTCTCGATGACTCCTTGTGCCTGGTTATCCGTCCCGGTAAAGATCTCAATCTGCCCTCTGTCGGAGCCGACCCCGGGGGTTTTGACGGTCAGCAGCGGGACGAGGGTGAGGAGGACGAACGCGGCCAGGAGTAATGAGTTCTTCAATGTTCCGCTCATAACCGTCCCTCGCTGCGGGTGAGATGAAAACCGAGTTGCGCAAGTTCGTTGCCGCTGTACTTTTGCATGAAGTTGAAGATGAGGACGGTGAGAAATCCTTCGCTGAGTGCCAGGGGGATCTGGGTGACAGCAAAGACGCCGAGAAATTTGAGCAGAGAGGCACTGATGCCACCCAAGGGATCCGGAAAGGCCAAAGCCAGCTGCAGGGCGGTGGTGCCGTAGGTCGCCAGATCGGCCAGGCTGGCTGCAGCAAAGACCGTCAAGCTGAGGGACAGGTCCAGCTTTTTTCCGAGGCGATAAATGCCGTAACCGACCAGCGGCCCGACCACTCCCATGGAGAAGATATTGGCGCCGAGGGTCGTCAAGCCGCCGTGCGCGAGGAGGAGCGCCTGAAAAAGGAGGACGATCGCCGCGACCGGTGCCATCGCCAACGGTCCGAAAAGGATGGCGCCGAGGCCGGTGCCGGTCGGATGTGAACAGCTGCCGGTGAGGGAGGGGAGCTTCAGGGCCGAGAGGATAAAGGTGAAGGCGGTCGCAACGCCGAGGAGCATCTTGACTTCAGGCTGCTCTTTGACGGCTTTGTTAATCGAACGCAGGCCAACGCCGACACAGACAACGGCAACAGCGCCCCAGGTGACAGCGTGCGTCGCCGGCAGGAACCCTTCCATGATATGCATCTTTAGCCCCTCCCGGAGAAAGGAGCGTACAGGGGGCTGGTGGCGGTCAAGGACGATGTCGAGGGGGATAGAACAAAGAAAAGTGACAACTGTGGCATGGATGGAGACCTCCCGCGAAGTATGCGAATGGGGCGGTATTCCGGCTCTGGGCGACCTACTTGCCCACCTTCCCAGGAGTTGTCCCAGTGGTGATTCCCGAACTTGATCGTCCGGGCGGGCTTTCGTTCCCATTACGGCTGCGGGGCAGCGGGAGTCTTGCACTCCTCTTCCACGCGTCCATTCGTTTGATTATGTGGAGCTTTATAGCAATCGTGCGCCCTGGCTGTCAAGGGGTGATACGCAGATCACCCCTTGCAGCCGCCACTGCAGCTGCACGCCAGTCCGCGTGCTTTGTCAAAAGCTTCCCGCCCTTCGCGCCAGGACAGCCAGGCAATCAGCAGTGCACCGATAGCATCGAGACTGCCGATACCGGTCAGTTCGTAGCCGAGGCTGGAAAGGAGGAGAGCGAGCGAGAGAGACAAACAGGCCTTTGAGCAAGCCGCATCAGCCAGGATTGCCGGCGAAGACAATGCCCGGCCGACCTTGGTCTTCTGCGCAATCAGGTACCACATGAACGAGATCGAGCCGAGGGAGATGACGATCCCCCAGATGGTCGTCTCCGGCTGGTGCTGGGTATAAAGATTAATTCCGGCCGAGGCGATCAGGCCGAC includes:
- a CDS encoding outer membrane protein assembly factor, giving the protein MFLFLLSATVHAADPLEINVSGVSGEEALANVHAALVLPPGLVEQGQVEPLWLERFEEQIPKRVRQALEPFGYYDAEVSVQRQMTAPGRYLLEVTVLPGEPVRTTSVAVHLSGPGESEPRLQRLVADFPLRVGEVLRQDLYDQAKGTLKARVLDRGYLDADFKVHQIRLHQQERRAEIDLELATGERYYFGKAFIQGGDVYPAPFLRRYLSFSEGEVFSYPRLGQTQLNFLDSDRFREVIITPQKTLSEEFRVPIEIKLVPAARRRLRPGIGYGTDTGARTSLNYRDLNVLHRGHEFVADLSLAERHQSLTANYIVPGLTNIESQTALRSGFVRENLKSYETRSLFAEIEEQRGFSGGRIGSVYLRLLQEDYIVAAQDDRSRMIIPGIRFRHNLYADPIRPKKGFRYSLEVRGGHQSLGSDTGLLQFLASGNTIIPLPWQLKLLLRAQGGTTLKNEPLAEIPASLRFFAGGDQSVRGYAYQSLGPTDADGQVVGGEHLAVGSIELEVPFGEDWGVATFFDLGNAFNVLTDIEWASGVGIGVRRYTVIGPVKIDIARQVGVTDPSYRLHLSVGFGW
- a CDS encoding 4-hydroxy-3-methylbut-2-en-1-yl diphosphate synthase, with protein sequence MPRLTRQIHIGNVAIGGNAPVAVQSMTNTDTRDVVATLAQIVRLAAVGCEIIRCAVPDQQAAEALTAICRDSPLPVIADIHFDYKLALSSLASGVAGLRLNPGNIGERWKVEEVVAACREKQIPIRIGVNGGSLEKELLVKYGHPTAEAMVASALGHIHTLEELNYREIKVSLKASNIQRTVEAYRLLGSQVDYPLHIGITEAGTTWAGTIKSSVGLGILLYDGLGETLRVSLTGDPVEEVKVGWEILKSLGLRQRGPTFVSCPTCGRCQIDLIPVAEEVERRLADLPAAITVAVMGCAVNGPGEAREADIGIAGGRGEGLLFCKGEIIAKVPAAQLADVLVAEARKLARERV
- a CDS encoding energy-coupling factor ABC transporter ATP-binding protein; its protein translation is MALNRRTRRQYPHQDHRARPPQSSGLAGAGLRSGTALFESAPALVAVAASRRRNPGMDLYSFGLAGTAMSTAILSLQNVTFTYPGAVTALKDLSVTFARGQRTAVMGRNGSGKTSLFALLNGLQRPQSGEILFAGNRLRYDRASLLQLRQAVGMIFQDPDHQLFSASLYEDVSFGPMNLGLPEVEVRSRVERALELLDLTALLERPVHDLSYGQKKRACIAGILAMQPEVIVLDEPFAGLDAIMTHDLIATLNDLGEHGVTLIIATHDVDFVRNWAEEIIVLREGELLRQGVAIEVLQCNVVQRELGVTRK
- the cbiQ gene encoding cobalt ECF transporter T component CbiQ encodes the protein MRIDSYAHGNRWRQIHPGVKGLLVLLTLIAALLSRHPTIPLLIALSISSLTLFGAGIPWRGYLRLLAVPLVFLGWSSLLLLVTFSPTSLPLLQLPASELTIGLNLSELPLVQLVFSRSLGALCTLLFFALTTPLSEIAGLLRTLGLPRLFVELMVIAYRQIFILLDAFSQIHTAQEARLGYRSFKVSWRSTAELAGNILIKTIVRARHNHQALLARGYDQELRFLSPHRHLSRWQLLGAGTLGWTFILLAWQVQP
- a CDS encoding energy-coupling factor ABC transporter substrate-binding protein, giving the protein MSGTLKNSLLLAAFVLLTLVPLLTVKTPGVGSDRGQIEIFTGTDNQAQGVIEKIAPDYQPWFESLFTPPSGEIESLLFALQAALGAGVIGYYAGYVRGKRTTPSPANVNDRAH
- a CDS encoding cobalamin biosynthesis protein CbiM (catalyzes the ATP-dependent transport of cobalt), producing the protein MHIMEGFLPATHAVTWGAVAVVCVGVGLRSINKAVKEQPEVKMLLGVATAFTFILSALKLPSLTGSCSHPTGTGLGAILFGPLAMAPVAAIVLLFQALLLAHGGLTTLGANIFSMGVVGPLVGYGIYRLGKKLDLSLSLTVFAAASLADLATYGTTALQLALAFPDPLGGISASLLKFLGVFAVTQIPLALSEGFLTVLIFNFMQKYSGNELAQLGFHLTRSEGRL